The region GCCTATAGTTTTGGCAAGTACCGCCTAAATCCAACAAAAGCGCCTACTTTCAACAACACCAATGCGCGTACAGAAGCACCTGAGCTCAAAGGCGAAGGCGATCTGCGTATTGCCAGCTTCAATGTACTGAATTATTTCAATGGTGACGGTCAAGGTGGTGGCTTCCCAACCCCTCGCGGTGCAGACACAGCTGAAGAACTGGTACGTCAGGAAGCGAAGCTGGTATCTGCAATTACGGCACTGGACGCAGACGTAATAGGTCTGATGGAACTGGAAAACGACGGTTTCGGTGAGCACAGCGCAGTAGCAGACCTTGTGAAGGCCATTAATGCTGAATCTGAGTATACCTATGCCTATGTCGATTTTAACGCCTCTCAGATTGGCTCAGACGACATTACAACTGGTATTATCTATCGTACAGACACAGTTGAAGAAGCGGGCAAAGCCAGTTTCACAACTGCTGCACCATTTGACTACAGTAACCGTCCGCCAACAGCACAGAGCTTCCGTAAGTTAGACAACAACGAAGAATTCACGGTTGCGGTTGCACACCTTAAGTCTAAAGGGTGTGGTAGTGCAGAAGGTGACAATGCAGATCAGGGCGACGGTCAGGGCTGTTGGAACGCTATCCGTACCGAAGGCGCCAATGCTTTTGCAGACTGGCTTGCCACCAACCCTACCGGTAACGACGATGCCGATGTAATCCTGGTTGGTGACATGAATGCGTACGCAATGGAAGATCCAATGCGCGCGTTCGAAGACAAAGGCCTGAGCAACGTCATTACGCATGTGGATAGCAATACTCTGGGCTATTCTTACAACTACTCTGGTCGTCTGGGCAGTCTGGATCATGCCGTTGCTTCTCAATCGTTACTGAGCAAAGTTACCGATGCAACAGATTGGCACATCAATGCCGATGAGCCGCGTATGCTGGATTACAACACGGAATACCGTACAGATGCACAAATTGCAGAGCTGTATGCCGACCACGCTTACCGCGCATCAGATCACGACCCAGTGATCATCGAAGTGAAAACCGTTGCAGGCGAACCACCTGTTGATCCTCGCCCGGTCATTGCTGAAGGTCAGCGCTTCACTGTCGATGAGAATACCCCGTTACAAACGGTTATTGGCATGCTGGACTTCTCTGATGCAGACTCAGCAGTTACTCCTGTAGAGCGCTTTATTGTCACTGGCACCAATGTCATCACCGTAAACGCGTCAGGACAGCTGCTTGTCGCAGGTGAGCTAGACTACGAGTACGATAATCGTATCGAATTCATGGTTCAGGCACAGGACAGTGCTGGTAACCTGTCAGAGCAGGTTGAAGTGGTTGTCAATGTCAGAGATGTCAAACGAGGCGATGACAACGACGACGATGATGATTCAGGTAGCTTCGGCTGGCTGGCACTGTTTGCAGCGCCTCTGGCACTGCTACGTCGTCGCACCAAGTAACACGACTATGCGTCTAAGTAGACAGACTTAATCATCAGATTAAGTCTGTACTATACAAATAGAAAAAATGCGCCAGAAGGCGCATTTTTTGTTTGCTCTCAGTTTATACACTTAATCACCTTGTGTGGTGATTTGGTATGTTCAAGCTTTTACTTCATTGTTGCAAGTACCCGATATGGACACAGATAATAGCCGAGCAGCCCTTTGCAGCTCAACATCATCAATAGACCAATAGGGAAATGCCAATTTTCGGTTGTTACCCAGCACAACCTTGAAACAACGCAGCGGACCCAACTTTTGTCGCTCGAGTGATACTATTTCATCTGCGTGCACATACTGTGTTTTCATCCATGTACGATAACAAATTCCTGCTTTATCGATATGTACAAAGCGCTTATTGGTTAGTGTCATCAGTACGACCAATGCAACAACTAATAGCGCTAAAACCATCAATGACGACGCAAGCCCATTAAGGGCGACCAAAATCATCATCCCATAACACAGTGAAATACCACACAAAGTGGCTAACACGGCAAACCAGCTGATATCCAAATCTATGGTTCTCATGAGTACCTCCCAATTTTACTCAATTACAGGCAGAATCAACAGAATCTGAGTTCTAATGATAAAGTCGCAGAGTTCCTAAATCAAGTCCATTTGTGTGGTTTTTAGCAATAATTAACGGCTAATTTACGTGCAAGTTAAGCGGTGTGATTTTATTCATACTTTTAACTAAGTAAGGGGCGCTGTGTTTCAATGAGTAATAAAGGATAAGTTGGAATCAATGGACTCAACACGCCAGTTCTTGTCGTAACAGGCAATAAAAAAGGCCGCGGATGCGGCCTTTTTTCAAAAAACAATCACTAATTACTTAGCTGCTTTTTTCTCTTTCTCAGCTGCAATTACTGCGTCAGCAACGTTTGCCGGGCAAGGTGCATAGTGAGAGAATTCCATTGAGAACTGACCACGACCAGACGTGATAGTACGCAGGTGACCAATGTATCCGAACATTTCAGATAGTGGTACTTCACCCTTGATACGTACGCCAGTTGCGCCAGCTTCTTGGTCTTTGATCATACCACGACGACGGTTAAGGTCACCGATTACGTCACCTACGTTGTCTTCTGGTGTGAACACGTCAACCTTCATCACAGGCTCAAGAAGTTGAGGACCCGCTTTAGGGATTGACTGACGGAATGCGCCCTTCGCTGCGATTTCGAACGCGATTGCTGATGAGTCAACTGCGTGGAAACCACCGTCGAACAGCTCAACTTCAACGTCTAGTACTGGGAAGCCAGCCAGAACACCTTCGTCCATCATCATCTTGAAGCCTTTCTCAACCGCTGGC is a window of Pseudoalteromonas sp. R3 DNA encoding:
- a CDS encoding ExeM/NucH family extracellular endonuclease, producing the protein MIKTKFTPLALLVAAATAPVQAQVIMSEYIEGSSNNKAVELFNTSENAISLDGYTLSYYSNGGTDPSNTIELSGEIAAGGTYVIANSSAVDTVLNAAQLTIGGSWYNGDDAIVLRNGDTVVDSFGQVGFDPGSKWENNGVATQDKTLRRNIEVTTGRTAFDAEFDPSAEWVQFEKDDFSGLGSHSGDTGGGDGDDDKPEPLVCGDASTKINEIQGNTDESPLKDQVVTIEAVVTADLQEDNQLKGFFVQSLAADMDEDSMTSEGLFVYYKDVDVKVGDQVRVQGTVQEFYNATQLGNVTQLEVCGSADVQAQMLTLPVKEVSDLEAVEGMLVSLSQDMVVADTYNLGRYGEVGLATERLYQGTQVAMPGDAANALEAENTKKFLLMDDGSTVQNPEVIPYPSTGLDAYKTIRLGDTVTNLEGVIAYSFGKYRLNPTKAPTFNNTNARTEAPELKGEGDLRIASFNVLNYFNGDGQGGGFPTPRGADTAEELVRQEAKLVSAITALDADVIGLMELENDGFGEHSAVADLVKAINAESEYTYAYVDFNASQIGSDDITTGIIYRTDTVEEAGKASFTTAAPFDYSNRPPTAQSFRKLDNNEEFTVAVAHLKSKGCGSAEGDNADQGDGQGCWNAIRTEGANAFADWLATNPTGNDDADVILVGDMNAYAMEDPMRAFEDKGLSNVITHVDSNTLGYSYNYSGRLGSLDHAVASQSLLSKVTDATDWHINADEPRMLDYNTEYRTDAQIAELYADHAYRASDHDPVIIEVKTVAGEPPVDPRPVIAEGQRFTVDENTPLQTVIGMLDFSDADSAVTPVERFIVTGTNVITVNASGQLLVAGELDYEYDNRIEFMVQAQDSAGNLSEQVEVVVNVRDVKRGDDNDDDDDSGSFGWLALFAAPLALLRRRTK